The Stratiformator vulcanicus genome has a segment encoding these proteins:
- a CDS encoding histidine phosphatase family protein has translation MCQHLVLIRPPATDFDDQNRIQGRLDLPLSDHGSASVMDCVEALRDANLNMILCDPGEPAFSTAQEIGDELDVPVKAKEELRNLDQGLWQGLKLEEIRKKYPKLIRQWQESPEAVCPPQGEPVGDALERVRKVLKRPLKKSGRIGIVAAEPLASLIASVACGTEIEFRGPVCSSTGSPVEPLFLNGHSTKRPAEPAVAVASQAVLTSNGEPHSDGGGGHEESRFDGSTEGHRLAEMMPAEDDAK, from the coding sequence ATGTGCCAACACTTAGTTTTAATTCGCCCTCCCGCGACTGACTTTGATGATCAGAATCGGATTCAGGGTCGTCTCGATCTTCCGCTGAGCGATCACGGATCAGCGTCTGTGATGGACTGCGTCGAAGCGCTGCGAGATGCGAACCTGAACATGATTCTGTGCGACCCCGGGGAACCCGCCTTCAGCACGGCCCAAGAGATTGGTGACGAACTTGACGTGCCGGTCAAGGCGAAGGAGGAGCTGCGTAATCTCGATCAGGGCTTATGGCAGGGATTGAAGCTCGAAGAGATTCGAAAGAAATACCCGAAGCTGATCCGCCAATGGCAGGAGTCTCCCGAAGCCGTCTGCCCGCCTCAGGGTGAACCCGTCGGAGACGCACTGGAGCGTGTGCGCAAGGTCCTCAAGCGGCCGCTGAAAAAGAGTGGTCGGATCGGCATCGTCGCCGCCGAGCCGCTCGCCTCGTTGATTGCCAGTGTGGCCTGCGGCACAGAGATCGAATTTCGCGGTCCTGTTTGCAGCAGTACCGGCTCGCCGGTTGAACCACTATTTTTGAATGGCCATTCGACGAAACGGCCTGCCGAGCCGGCGGTCGCTGTGGCGAGCCAAGCCGTCCTGACGTCGAACGGTGAACCGCACTCAGATGGCGGCGGCGGTCACGAAGAATCCCGATTCGACGGATCGACTGAGGGGCATCGATTAGCGGAAATGATGCCGGCGGAGGATGATGCGAAATGA
- the accD gene encoding acetyl-CoA carboxylase, carboxyltransferase subunit beta → MSNDAAVPNGASSAATASAPNRQSDRPKKRGVPEGLWVKCPACGATVFRKLIDRQSGLCPECGHHFYVSAAERIRQLFDEDSFEEWFTELRPLDPLEFSDKRPYADRLVEEQAKTGLSEACVAGKGYMRGRPVIFAMTDSAFIMGSMGSVVGEKLTRSIEKATELRLPLVILSGSGGGARMHEGILSLMQMGKVSAALARFHAAGGLFISILTNPTMGGVAASFASLGDIIIAEPKALVGFAGPRVVQATVKVQLPPGFQTSEFLLEHGFIDRIVPRPELRTEVARLVDYCG, encoded by the coding sequence ATGAGTAACGACGCAGCAGTTCCCAATGGTGCGAGTTCGGCGGCAACAGCGAGTGCGCCGAATCGTCAGAGCGACCGTCCGAAAAAACGCGGCGTCCCCGAAGGCCTGTGGGTCAAGTGTCCGGCCTGCGGGGCCACTGTTTTCCGCAAGCTGATTGACCGACAGTCGGGTCTGTGCCCTGAATGCGGACATCATTTTTACGTTTCCGCTGCCGAACGAATCCGTCAACTATTCGACGAAGACAGCTTCGAGGAATGGTTTACGGAATTGCGGCCACTCGATCCTCTCGAGTTCTCTGACAAGCGGCCTTATGCGGACCGGCTGGTCGAAGAGCAGGCGAAGACTGGTTTATCCGAGGCATGTGTCGCCGGGAAAGGTTATATGCGCGGCCGACCGGTTATCTTTGCCATGACCGACTCTGCTTTCATCATGGGGAGCATGGGTTCGGTCGTGGGCGAAAAGCTGACCCGTTCGATCGAGAAGGCGACGGAGTTGAGGCTGCCACTGGTCATCTTGAGCGGCTCCGGCGGTGGCGCAAGAATGCATGAGGGCATTCTGTCGCTAATGCAAATGGGCAAGGTGTCTGCGGCATTGGCGCGATTTCATGCGGCAGGTGGGTTATTCATTTCGATTTTGACTAACCCGACTATGGGCGGCGTTGCGGCGAGCTTTGCGTCGCTCGGAGACATTATTATCGCTGAGCCCAAAGCGCTCGTCGGTTTCGCGGGGCCTCGCGTGGTCCAGGCAACCGTGAAGGTTCAATTGCCACCCGGGTTTCAGACCAGCGAGTTTCTGCTCGAGCACGGATTTATCGATCGAATTGTCCCCCGGCCGGAACTTCGGACCGAGGTAGCGCGGCTGGTCGACTATTGCGGCTGA
- a CDS encoding serine/threonine protein kinase, translating into MSFLKRLFGKRPKRVNIKRRFDLIGPIGQGSMSKVWKAFDNEVGRQAALKILDREKTDRFEARFERREKPSEGEIAVSLSHPFVVRTYEHGLTKDGEAFLAMEYLEGTTLAARVGAESEPDPGERCRWFIELGRAIEYLHSCRYLHRDISPRNSFITVNGRIKLLDFGLTIPLQKEFCRPGNRTGTANYMAPELIRRQQTDERVDVFAYSVTCFELATGQRPWQPAKSLDAMMHHMNTPPKSMVELAPKFGTEVADVIMQGMATDRDRRWPSMTRMLTALDQARPKESSPPTACAGSK; encoded by the coding sequence ATGTCTTTTCTAAAACGCCTGTTCGGAAAGAGACCAAAGCGGGTCAATATTAAGCGCCGATTCGATCTCATCGGGCCGATCGGGCAGGGGAGCATGTCGAAAGTCTGGAAAGCTTTCGACAACGAAGTTGGCCGACAGGCTGCCCTCAAAATCCTCGATCGCGAAAAGACGGATCGCTTCGAAGCTCGGTTTGAGCGGCGAGAAAAACCGAGCGAAGGCGAAATTGCGGTATCTCTGTCGCACCCTTTCGTCGTTCGCACTTACGAGCACGGGCTCACCAAGGATGGGGAGGCATTTCTCGCTATGGAATATCTCGAAGGAACGACGTTAGCCGCGCGGGTCGGTGCGGAATCTGAGCCCGATCCGGGCGAGCGCTGCCGATGGTTCATCGAACTCGGACGTGCAATCGAATATCTTCATTCCTGCCGGTACCTGCATCGCGATATCAGCCCTCGAAACTCTTTCATCACTGTCAACGGGCGCATCAAATTACTTGATTTCGGACTGACGATCCCTCTGCAGAAAGAGTTCTGTCGACCGGGTAATCGGACCGGAACTGCCAACTACATGGCTCCTGAACTGATTCGACGTCAACAAACCGACGAACGCGTCGATGTGTTTGCCTACTCGGTGACCTGTTTCGAATTGGCGACGGGGCAGCGTCCCTGGCAACCGGCGAAATCGCTTGATGCCATGATGCATCACATGAATACTCCGCCGAAGTCGATGGTCGAACTGGCGCCAAAGTTTGGAACTGAAGTCGCGGATGTGATCATGCAGGGCATGGCCACCGACCGCGATCGGCGATGGCCATCAATGACTCGCATGTTGACCGCGTTGGATCAGGCGCGTCCGAAAGAAAGTTCTCCGCCGACCGCGTGCGCCGGGTCGAAATGA
- a CDS encoding ATP-dependent helicase, which translates to MSRVDVILSGLNAAQADAVQYLDGPLLVLAGAGTGKTRVITSRMAEMVRRGTSPERILSVTFTNKAAKEMRERAVALMGRSKSKPLVSTFHAYCVRVLREEIERLGYPKTFAIYDRGDQETAARAALREVRLTDKAMKPADLLSRISRWKMNGVSPDEATENTEDDLDLLSAIAYRRYQGILKTSGGVDFDDLLLLTVRLMETDPEVRARQQTRFDFVQIDEYQDTNGVQFRLVQSLVEHHQQLCVVGDDDQSIYGWRGAEVTHILNFGRHFPSAKVIRLEDNYRCKIDILDLANELVRHNRDRHPKKLRAGRSGSADVKFLEFDDETEEARQLAFELDYLINQTGVPPSDIAVLFRTNEQPRVIESEFRRKRLPYLLLGGQSFFDRKEIRDLLGYLRVVINPQDRQALARIINTPARGIGRTTVEKVVDAAVKTKVDFWSAAEQLAVQGVLGPKPINAIRGLRSLVKKYRDRFQAQPARLHDAMSELIDEIEYRAEIERLYSEPTQQLGRAAALDQLLETMREYAAAAKRPSLGGFLEETSLDGRDFATEEKSGRDANSIRLMTLHSAKGLEFPRVYLVGMEEGLLPHRRSLDIGGAAIEEERRLAYVGITRAMNSLTLSRALARRKWGKLRPTIPSRFLAEMRSELAIEGNPDAGAKELAS; encoded by the coding sequence ATGTCACGCGTCGATGTGATTTTATCCGGACTGAACGCAGCTCAGGCCGATGCGGTTCAGTATCTTGACGGACCGTTGCTGGTCTTGGCGGGGGCGGGAACCGGTAAGACCCGTGTGATCACGAGCCGAATGGCTGAAATGGTGCGGCGGGGCACATCCCCGGAACGCATTCTTTCGGTCACCTTCACGAACAAGGCGGCCAAGGAGATGCGGGAGCGAGCCGTCGCTTTGATGGGACGGTCGAAGTCGAAGCCGCTCGTCTCAACGTTTCACGCTTATTGCGTTCGTGTTCTCCGCGAGGAAATCGAACGGCTCGGCTATCCCAAGACCTTCGCAATCTATGATCGTGGCGATCAGGAAACGGCTGCGCGGGCGGCGCTGCGCGAGGTCCGACTGACCGACAAAGCCATGAAGCCGGCCGATTTGCTCAGCCGAATCAGCCGCTGGAAGATGAACGGTGTCTCTCCCGACGAAGCGACGGAGAACACCGAAGATGATCTCGATCTGCTCTCGGCGATCGCGTACCGACGTTATCAGGGCATTCTCAAGACATCGGGCGGCGTCGACTTCGATGACCTGCTATTGCTGACTGTGCGATTAATGGAAACCGATCCTGAAGTCCGTGCCCGGCAGCAGACGCGATTCGATTTCGTGCAAATTGACGAATACCAGGACACCAACGGGGTGCAGTTTCGTTTAGTCCAGTCCCTCGTCGAGCATCACCAACAGCTTTGTGTCGTCGGTGATGACGACCAATCGATTTACGGCTGGCGGGGCGCCGAGGTCACGCACATTCTGAATTTCGGCCGGCACTTTCCGAGTGCGAAGGTCATCCGGCTCGAAGACAACTATCGATGCAAAATCGATATTCTCGACCTCGCAAACGAACTTGTTCGGCACAATCGCGACCGGCACCCGAAGAAACTCAGAGCGGGCCGAAGCGGCTCTGCCGACGTCAAATTCCTGGAATTCGACGACGAGACCGAAGAAGCTCGGCAGTTGGCGTTCGAACTTGATTATCTCATCAATCAGACCGGAGTTCCGCCGTCCGACATTGCGGTACTGTTTCGCACCAACGAACAACCACGCGTGATCGAATCGGAATTTCGCCGTAAGCGGCTGCCGTATTTATTGCTCGGCGGGCAATCATTTTTTGATCGCAAAGAAATTCGCGACCTGCTCGGGTATTTGCGCGTTGTGATCAACCCGCAAGACCGGCAGGCGCTGGCGCGGATCATCAACACCCCCGCCCGTGGGATCGGTCGGACGACGGTGGAGAAGGTTGTCGACGCGGCGGTGAAAACGAAAGTCGACTTCTGGTCAGCGGCTGAACAACTCGCAGTGCAGGGCGTTCTGGGTCCCAAGCCGATCAATGCCATTCGCGGATTGCGATCGCTCGTCAAGAAGTATCGCGACCGTTTTCAAGCTCAACCCGCTCGCTTGCACGACGCGATGTCGGAATTGATCGACGAAATCGAATATCGGGCGGAGATCGAACGCCTCTACAGCGAACCGACGCAACAGCTCGGCCGCGCCGCGGCCCTCGATCAACTACTCGAAACAATGCGCGAATACGCGGCCGCGGCGAAACGGCCCTCGCTCGGCGGATTTCTCGAAGAGACGTCACTCGACGGACGGGACTTCGCGACCGAGGAAAAATCGGGGCGTGACGCGAACTCCATCCGATTGATGACGCTGCACAGCGCGAAGGGATTGGAATTTCCGCGGGTGTATCTTGTCGGAATGGAGGAAGGTCTGCTGCCGCATCGCCGCAGTCTCGACATCGGTGGCGCCGCGATTGAAGAGGAGCGGCGGCTCGCCTACGTCGGCATCACTCGCGCGATGAACTCCCTGACGCTCAGCCGTGCCCTTGCGCGTCGGAAATGGGGCAAATTACGCCCGACGATTCCGTCACGTTTTCTTGCCGAGATGCGGTCCGAATTGGCGATCGAAGGGAATCCCGATGCCGGTGCAAAGGAGCTCGCCTCGTGA
- the tsaB gene encoding tRNA (adenosine(37)-N6)-threonylcarbamoyltransferase complex dimerization subunit type 1 TsaB translates to MIVLGIETSVRPGSLALMSDGQLLEERLIEREGRRQAQAIVSEAKALTLAHGYSLNEVGLIGVSHGPGSFTGLRVGITFAKTLAYAIGCRLVAVATPEVIAHQSRCDETQCVVMIDAQRGDVFAQRFEKIDSMWRATSPMRVLSANQVLSDVAEDGGSILLTGPGRPRGDATKPDTGFQVADDVQAVPMAATVARLSIDTQRNCDACDPFELEPLYVRVSAAEEKNPA, encoded by the coding sequence GTGATCGTCCTGGGCATTGAAACTTCGGTCCGTCCCGGGTCACTCGCCTTGATGAGCGACGGGCAACTACTTGAAGAGCGGTTGATCGAACGCGAAGGTCGGCGTCAGGCCCAAGCCATTGTGAGCGAGGCCAAGGCTTTGACTCTGGCGCACGGGTATTCGCTCAACGAGGTCGGGTTGATCGGCGTCAGCCACGGTCCCGGGAGTTTTACCGGTCTGCGCGTCGGAATCACATTTGCGAAAACACTCGCCTATGCGATCGGTTGCCGCCTCGTCGCCGTCGCAACGCCGGAGGTCATCGCCCATCAGTCGAGATGCGACGAGACTCAGTGTGTGGTCATGATTGATGCCCAACGGGGCGACGTGTTTGCTCAACGCTTCGAAAAAATCGATTCGATGTGGAGAGCGACATCGCCAATGCGGGTTTTATCTGCGAATCAAGTGCTGTCGGATGTCGCTGAAGACGGCGGTTCAATCCTGCTGACTGGACCGGGTCGTCCTCGAGGTGACGCCACGAAACCGGACACAGGGTTCCAAGTTGCGGACGACGTACAGGCGGTTCCGATGGCCGCGACCGTCGCTCGACTATCGATCGACACGCAGAGAAATTGCGACGCCTGTGACCCGTTCGAACTCGAACCGCTGTATGTGCGTGTCAGTGCGGCCGAGGAAAAAAATCCTGCTTGA
- a CDS encoding DUF6793 family protein → MALYEIETNQHIMISWAENQDDAVQIAEKHYPEEEVVRVTRRPRDIWVISKGMLGIRDSVEPCDTARDCLSRARGDKVHAIRLYMLDTGSDLHEAQRAIETNMSLGW, encoded by the coding sequence ATGGCGCTGTATGAGATCGAAACCAACCAGCACATTATGATTAGCTGGGCGGAGAACCAAGACGATGCGGTCCAGATCGCAGAAAAACACTACCCTGAAGAAGAGGTCGTCCGCGTTACGCGAAGGCCCCGCGACATTTGGGTGATCTCCAAAGGTATGCTCGGGATTCGCGATTCCGTCGAACCATGTGACACGGCCCGCGACTGCCTTTCGCGGGCTCGCGGCGACAAAGTTCACGCCATCCGCCTCTACATGCTTGATACCGGCAGCGATCTGCATGAAGCCCAGCGGGCGATCGAAACGAACATGTCGCTCGGCTGGTAG
- the secD gene encoding protein translocase subunit SecD, with amino-acid sequence MLSLLFAQATETVSSEAGSAAVIGDPTTADGVSGWIILLVVLAVFVLPFLIGAALGKLLKLPDLAFKMGVVLFAAAMGSAPFIWAATNGENLKDTINLGIDLAGGTNLVYRVVETEDKPITDQVMDQMVGAVAKRINPSGTEEVTVRRVGRDRLEVIVPGADQEKVEQTKDRIINSGKLEFGILANNNRHRDLIAEARQMSGSERLLYRNGELRAEWIDVAIGADGKFKDVDDRFGVAPRAVNNENKVVELVDSPEQGKRQFLVVYDDPDRRVTGDYLRSAYPTTDQSGRRVVGFSFNAKGASRFGTLTSNYRPPGDSFRHRLSVILNGKIHSAPSIESVISGSGTISGDFSQAEIKALIDVLNAGALQLDIDKSPVSEFTISPLLGEDTVNKALSAILWGGIITLIFVASYYLVAGLIADLCLVLNIILVMGAMAFIEATFTLPGLAGIVLTIGMAVDANVLIFERIREELTRGSSLRMSISNGFDRALSTIVDANVTTLITAVILFVIGTDQVKGFAVTLFIGIVTSMFTALYFGRLMFDILERKRWIKSLKMNKIPGVGSTHFDFLSGTKIAVVVSILFIGTGLGVLFSRGAKMLDIDFRGGTMVTFELTSESDTATVRKILEAVPEFSSDVSVERLTLADDVGEMGRRFRMRTTLKDDSSAGEKQAGTSEGKSESSNAAETTAESDTPKIDELIVSAFEDADLDIRRITMTHGEVDPLTEEAAASFDPLFAGGSLATVTIENDEELGTSTIKRYVTTELEAVAEENGRKYDELDSLVEVIGIEGSGTNAPPGQPKLFSTMRVASASIVDDGDLATALENTKEAMATHPVFDERNSFDSAVAGEMRETAILAILTSLVAIVAYLWFRFQRVTFGLAAVVALVHDVLAVLGCVAIAAAIAGSTGTTVLGLEEFKLNLPMIAAFLTIIGYSLNDTIVVFDRIREVRGRSPDLTAAMINTSLNQTLARTLLTSVTTFIVVSILYAFGGEGIHGFAFCLVGGVLIGTYSSIYVASPALLWLMNRTAKKNSSAPAAKPVAQTT; translated from the coding sequence ATGTTGTCATTACTTTTCGCACAGGCTACCGAGACCGTTTCGTCCGAGGCGGGCTCGGCGGCCGTCATTGGTGATCCTACGACCGCGGACGGCGTATCCGGCTGGATCATCTTGCTGGTGGTTCTGGCGGTCTTTGTCCTGCCGTTCCTGATCGGAGCGGCGCTCGGGAAACTGCTGAAGTTGCCCGATCTCGCTTTCAAGATGGGCGTCGTGCTGTTCGCCGCCGCGATGGGCTCTGCCCCGTTTATCTGGGCAGCCACCAATGGGGAAAACCTCAAAGACACCATCAACCTCGGCATCGATCTGGCCGGCGGAACCAACCTAGTCTATCGCGTCGTTGAGACCGAAGACAAACCGATTACCGACCAGGTCATGGATCAGATGGTCGGGGCCGTTGCCAAGCGGATCAATCCGTCAGGCACCGAAGAGGTCACGGTCCGACGGGTCGGCCGCGATCGGCTGGAGGTCATCGTCCCGGGGGCTGACCAAGAAAAGGTTGAGCAAACCAAAGACCGGATCATCAACAGCGGTAAGCTCGAGTTCGGCATTCTGGCCAACAACAATCGGCACCGCGACTTGATCGCCGAAGCGCGGCAGATGTCCGGAAGCGAGCGGCTGCTTTATCGCAACGGTGAACTGCGAGCCGAGTGGATTGATGTCGCGATCGGAGCCGACGGCAAGTTCAAAGACGTCGACGACCGATTCGGCGTTGCTCCTCGGGCGGTCAACAATGAAAACAAAGTAGTCGAATTGGTCGATTCGCCAGAGCAAGGTAAGCGTCAATTCCTTGTTGTTTATGACGACCCTGACCGGCGTGTCACCGGCGATTACCTTCGCAGCGCCTATCCGACAACGGATCAGAGCGGACGACGCGTCGTCGGCTTCAGTTTCAACGCCAAGGGAGCGAGCCGATTCGGCACGCTCACGTCGAATTACCGCCCGCCGGGCGACAGTTTTCGCCACCGTTTGTCGGTCATTCTGAACGGCAAGATTCACAGCGCCCCGAGTATCGAAAGCGTCATCTCGGGCAGTGGTACGATTTCGGGCGACTTCTCGCAGGCCGAGATCAAAGCATTGATCGACGTCCTCAATGCCGGTGCCCTGCAGCTCGATATCGACAAGTCGCCGGTCAGTGAGTTCACGATCAGTCCTTTATTGGGTGAAGACACCGTCAACAAGGCGCTGTCGGCGATTTTGTGGGGCGGCATTATCACGCTCATCTTTGTGGCTTCGTACTATCTCGTCGCCGGTTTAATCGCCGACCTCTGCCTCGTGCTCAACATCATCCTCGTGATGGGCGCGATGGCGTTCATCGAAGCGACCTTCACGCTGCCGGGACTCGCGGGCATCGTGCTGACGATCGGGATGGCGGTCGACGCGAACGTGCTGATCTTCGAGCGAATTCGCGAGGAGTTGACCCGCGGCTCGAGCTTGCGGATGTCGATCTCCAACGGCTTCGACCGTGCCCTCAGCACGATCGTCGATGCCAACGTCACCACGTTGATCACGGCGGTGATTCTGTTCGTCATCGGAACCGATCAGGTGAAGGGCTTCGCCGTCACGCTCTTTATCGGCATCGTGACGAGTATGTTCACGGCCCTCTACTTCGGTCGCTTGATGTTCGACATCCTCGAGCGGAAGCGATGGATCAAGAGCCTGAAGATGAACAAAATCCCCGGCGTCGGCTCAACCCATTTCGACTTTCTGTCGGGGACGAAAATCGCGGTCGTCGTATCGATCTTGTTCATCGGGACCGGACTGGGCGTTCTGTTCAGCCGGGGGGCGAAGATGCTCGACATCGATTTCCGAGGTGGAACGATGGTCACTTTCGAATTAACCTCCGAGTCCGACACGGCGACGGTGCGCAAGATCCTCGAAGCCGTTCCCGAGTTTTCATCGGATGTGTCCGTCGAGCGATTGACTTTGGCGGACGACGTTGGGGAGATGGGACGACGGTTCCGGATGAGAACCACGCTCAAGGACGATTCCTCCGCCGGCGAGAAGCAGGCGGGAACTAGTGAAGGTAAGTCGGAGTCATCGAATGCGGCGGAGACAACGGCAGAAAGTGATACCCCAAAAATTGACGAGTTGATCGTCAGTGCGTTTGAGGATGCCGATCTCGACATTCGTCGAATCACGATGACCCACGGCGAGGTCGATCCGCTTACTGAAGAGGCTGCGGCGTCATTTGATCCGCTCTTCGCGGGCGGTTCACTGGCGACCGTGACAATTGAGAACGACGAAGAACTCGGCACCTCGACGATTAAGCGCTACGTCACGACCGAATTGGAAGCGGTGGCGGAAGAGAACGGCCGAAAATATGACGAGCTCGACTCGCTAGTCGAAGTTATCGGGATCGAAGGCAGCGGTACGAATGCGCCGCCGGGACAACCGAAGTTGTTCTCGACGATGCGAGTCGCGTCCGCCTCGATTGTCGACGATGGCGATCTCGCAACGGCGTTGGAAAACACGAAGGAAGCGATGGCGACGCATCCGGTATTCGATGAACGAAACAGTTTCGATTCCGCCGTCGCGGGCGAAATGCGCGAGACGGCGATTCTGGCTATTCTGACCAGCCTTGTGGCGATCGTCGCTTACCTTTGGTTCCGTTTCCAACGGGTCACCTTTGGCCTCGCCGCGGTCGTGGCCCTTGTCCACGACGTGCTCGCGGTCCTCGGCTGCGTGGCAATCGCGGCAGCCATTGCGGGTTCGACCGGCACCACCGTGTTGGGCCTTGAAGAGTTCAAACTCAATCTGCCGATGATCGCGGCCTTCCTGACGATCATCGGGTACTCATTGAACGACACGATCGTTGTGTTCGACCGAATTCGCGAAGTGCGGGGCAGGAGTCCGGACCTGACCGCAGCGATGATCAATACGAGCCTGAATCAAACGCTGGCCCGTACGTTGCTGACATCGGTCACAACGTTCATCGTGGTATCTATACTGTATGCCTTCGGTGGTGAAGGCATACACGGATTCGCGTTTTGCCTGGTCGGCGGCGTACTGATCGGTACTTACAGTTCGATTTACGTCGCGTCACCCGCTCTGCTTTGGCTGATGAACCGGACCGCGAAGAAGAACAGCAGCGCTCCCGCTGCCAAGCCGGTCGCTCAGACGACTTAG
- the yajC gene encoding preprotein translocase subunit YajC — MFECVSAVILQAGSGLLAQAPAAGEKAPGFAETLMGMLPIMLPLIVLYVVIVVLPGNREKKKREELLNSLKKNDRVITTAGMIGSVANISSDGKEVTLKFGDSTRIPFVRSSIQTVLRDDLEEKTGAKAASEK, encoded by the coding sequence ATGTTTGAGTGCGTTTCTGCTGTAATTTTACAGGCCGGCAGCGGTCTGCTTGCCCAAGCCCCTGCCGCAGGCGAGAAGGCACCGGGCTTTGCCGAAACGCTGATGGGTATGCTGCCGATCATGCTGCCGCTGATCGTGTTGTACGTCGTGATCGTCGTATTGCCGGGCAATCGGGAGAAAAAGAAGCGAGAGGAATTGCTCAACTCGCTGAAGAAGAACGATCGCGTCATCACGACCGCGGGCATGATCGGATCGGTCGCAAATATTTCGTCGGACGGCAAAGAGGTCACGCTGAAGTTCGGCGATTCGACTCGTATCCCGTTCGTTCGGTCGAGCATTCAGACAGTGTTGAGAGACGATTTGGAAGAAAAAACCGGGGCGAAAGCCGCTTCCGAGAAGTGA
- the tgt gene encoding tRNA guanosine(34) transglycosylase Tgt has translation MSAFRFELEAVDPATGARAGRWHTPHGTVLTPAFMPVGTLGTVKGLFPDQLRAVGTQKLLANTYHLALRPGAEVVEELGGLHRFMDWDGPILTDSGGFQVFSLAGLRDIDDERVVFKSHIDGSILELTPARAIEIQQQLGADCIMCLDECPPADAPIEQIAEAVRRTTLWAQLCRDTQARDDQALFGIVQGGIDQSQREKSADKLVPLDFPGYAIGGLSVGESPTEMYRTLDHTTPHLPSEKPRYLMGVGRPEDLVESVLRGIDLFDCVMPTRNGRNATAFTSTGRVKMRNRKHMRDDAPLDPACECPACTRYCRGYLRHMFIAGEMLGPILLSLHNIAFYHRTMSDLRVAILEGRADSFRSECLAAWESE, from the coding sequence GTGTCTGCATTCCGTTTTGAACTTGAAGCCGTCGATCCGGCAACTGGCGCACGCGCGGGCCGATGGCACACGCCGCATGGAACGGTGCTGACCCCGGCGTTCATGCCGGTGGGCACCTTGGGAACGGTCAAAGGGCTTTTTCCTGACCAACTCAGAGCCGTCGGCACGCAAAAGCTGCTCGCCAACACCTATCATCTCGCACTTCGTCCCGGAGCCGAGGTCGTCGAAGAGTTGGGCGGTTTGCACCGGTTCATGGACTGGGACGGTCCGATTCTCACCGATAGCGGTGGCTTTCAGGTCTTCAGTCTTGCGGGATTGAGAGACATCGATGACGAGCGAGTCGTCTTCAAATCACACATCGACGGCAGCATTCTCGAACTGACCCCGGCGCGAGCGATCGAAATTCAGCAGCAGCTCGGGGCGGACTGCATCATGTGTCTGGACGAGTGCCCTCCGGCCGATGCACCGATTGAGCAGATCGCCGAAGCAGTCCGCCGCACGACGCTGTGGGCACAGCTCTGTCGAGACACGCAGGCGCGGGATGATCAGGCTCTGTTCGGCATCGTGCAGGGCGGAATCGATCAGTCGCAGCGGGAGAAGTCGGCCGACAAACTGGTACCGCTCGACTTTCCCGGCTACGCGATCGGCGGTCTGAGCGTGGGTGAGTCGCCGACCGAAATGTATCGCACGCTCGATCACACAACGCCGCACCTTCCGTCCGAAAAGCCTCGGTATCTGATGGGCGTTGGCCGCCCCGAAGATCTGGTCGAGTCGGTCCTTCGCGGCATTGACCTGTTCGACTGCGTGATGCCGACGCGCAACGGCCGTAACGCGACGGCGTTCACATCGACGGGCCGGGTCAAGATGCGGAATCGAAAGCACATGCGGGATGACGCCCCGCTCGACCCCGCGTGCGAATGTCCGGCGTGCACGCGATACTGCCGCGGCTATTTGCGTCACATGTTCATCGCCGGTGAAATGCTCGGGCCGATTCTGCTTTCTCTGCACAATATCGCATTCTACCACCGGACGATGAGTGACCTGCGGGTCGCGATTCTGGAAGGTCGGGCCGATTCATTTCGCTCCGAGTGTCTTGCCGCGTGGGAAAGCGAATAA